The Bacillota bacterium nucleotide sequence CGGTTCTGCAGGGCTCCAAGCTTCGAGCGCTCAGCAGATACGAGGCCGATGGCGTTGTCAATAATCGTGACCGCCTGATCAGCTGCTGCCTGGCTCGAAACATCGATGCCGCCGGTACCGGTGCCGGAGGTTCCGTCGCTACCACCGGCCAAGTTGAGAGTTCCAGCGGTAACTACATAAGTCCCCGAGCCAGAAACATCAACAAGGGCTGTAACATCGTTGTCGCCTTGGAGAGTCGAAACGACGTTATCCACCTGATTTTGCGCTGCTTTGTTAGTTCCAGCCAACTTCACCGTGATCGTGTTCTCGGACACGGAAATCGAGAGGTCGTCGTTAGCATCGCCAGCGGCCTGGAACTCAATCGAAATATTGTTACCAGCCGCACCAGCCGTCTTCGCGGTAAACGTGATACCGTCCTTTGTACCCGAGGCAGCGGTTGGACTCGTGCCCGAAGTGCCCGCTACACCAAGGGCCTCTGCACGCATGTCGTTAAGGGAAAGAGAGATGGACTGATCAGAATTTGCACCAATGTGGAACTTTACGTTCAAGCTTCCATTGAGGAGCTCCATGGTGTTGAACTGAGTCGTGTTTCCGATCCGAGTGATTTCCTCTGCCAGCTGGTCGATTTCCTTCTGGATCTCTTTCCGGTCATCCTCGGTATTGGTATCGCTGGCAGCCTGAACAGCCAGCTCCCGCATCCGCTGCAAAATAGCGTGGGTCTCCTGAAGGGCCCCCTCTGCTGTCTGGATAAGGGAAATACCGTCCTGCGCGTTCCGGATCGCCTGGTTCAGACCTCGGATCTGACCCCGCATCTTCTCGGAGATAGCCAAGCCAGCTGCGTCATCTCCAGCCCGGTTAATCCGCAAACCAGAGGAGAGGCGCTCCATCGCCTTGGCAGCACTGCTATGGTTAACTGACAACTGCCTTTGAATCTTCTTCCCCTGTGACACAGAAAAAGACTTCCTAATTATATACGGAAACGCATTATGTCCGCAACCCCCACGTCATGGGCTTCTAACGAATGATGCTCGTTTCAAGCAATTTTCAATTTGTGCCATTGGACAATCAAAGGATTATCGAATCAATACATGATTTGCCTTTGGTAATCCAAGGTTATAGGAAGTGAGTTTATTATTTGTTTTTAGTGCCACACTGCCAATAAACAACTCAGGCGAACGGTTTCCGACCAATCCCTGGCTCCAGCATCCGTCTATCACAACTATATGCA carries:
- a CDS encoding flagellin gives rise to the protein MERLSSGLRINRAGDDAAGLAISEKMRGQIRGLNQAIRNAQDGISLIQTAEGALQETHAILQRMRELAVQAASDTNTEDDRKEIQKEIDQLAEEITRIGNTTQFNTMELLNGSLNVKFHIGANSDQSISLSLNDMRAEALGVAGTSGTSPTAASGTKDGITFTAKTAGAAGNNISIEFQAAGDANDDLSISVSENTITVKLAGTNKAAQNQVDNVVSTLQGDNDVTALVDVSGSGTYVVTAGTLNLAGGSDGTSGTGTGGIDVSSQAAADQAVTIIDNAIGLVSAERSKLGALQNRLEHTIANLGTSAENLQAAESRIRDVDMAAEMMVFTKYQILQQASTAMLAQANMAPQSVLQLLG